The Streptomyces sp. NBC_00691 genome has a segment encoding these proteins:
- a CDS encoding protein kinase domain-containing protein codes for MPPLRDTGADRNAEQPEYAGDYRLQACLGAGGMGVVHLASSASGLRLAVKVVHARYAEDPEFRARFRQEVAAARRVSGAFTAPVVDADPDAVRPWMATLYVPGPTLADQVKRNGPLSPAELRRLTAGLAEALRDIHRAGVVHRDLKPSNVLLTDTGPKVIDFGISRPVDSDLRTETGKLIGSPPFMAPEQFQRPREVGPAADVFALGSVLVHAATGHGPFDSDSPYIVAYQVVHDEPDLTGVPAELAPLVARCLAKEPAERPTPAQIMSALLPPSYAAEAFIPAQRRRPSLPYGGEQAYGEPGPTPAWDADTPVRVTAPAPPRRGPRLGRVRLRPRLTLAVVAALALTGAGVYAATSPPGRGGTEPPARPDEVATAFTGWHTTLQMHGPTAAPACAHGGGALYCAARGVGLARLDPVTGKAVWSRTGPVEAESPVAPFLLADDLVGAAAPADPLGAYAAADGAPGWTAGPAKPPELYVPAGSAVVLTDGRGGVRAVGVRDGRELWRHGLTGFTVPRPGPYDAPSGLLTVSETSADGTHTRVAEIQPRTGEQTWQRNLPGDLDPLGRTGDGALLLASRYQASLFDHLVVLDPGSGSVRELPLPHRIDIRGVAVRGTVVHILDADGHLTAFDTAAPKGRVLWELETGAGNVSTPVMGPGDRLYFSVQDGRLLAVDTVRGALIGQTRPRLLNGRLEYAPLVPPPVVAGDRVFGTAPDGSVFAVDARDPASW; via the coding sequence ATGCCGCCGTTGCGCGATACCGGTGCCGACCGGAATGCGGAGCAGCCCGAGTACGCGGGCGACTACCGCCTCCAGGCATGTCTGGGCGCGGGCGGCATGGGCGTCGTGCACCTCGCGTCCTCCGCCTCCGGGCTGCGGCTCGCGGTCAAGGTCGTGCACGCACGGTACGCGGAGGACCCCGAGTTCAGGGCACGTTTCCGCCAGGAGGTCGCGGCCGCCCGCCGGGTCAGCGGCGCCTTCACCGCGCCGGTCGTCGACGCCGACCCCGACGCCGTACGGCCCTGGATGGCCACCCTCTACGTCCCCGGTCCCACCCTCGCCGACCAGGTGAAGCGGAACGGCCCGCTGTCCCCGGCCGAACTGCGCCGGCTCACCGCCGGGCTCGCCGAGGCGCTGCGCGACATCCACCGCGCCGGTGTCGTCCACCGCGACCTCAAGCCCAGCAACGTCCTGCTCACCGACACCGGCCCGAAGGTCATCGACTTCGGCATCTCGCGGCCCGTCGACAGCGATCTGCGCACCGAGACGGGCAAACTCATCGGCTCGCCGCCGTTCATGGCGCCCGAGCAGTTCCAGCGGCCGCGCGAGGTCGGTCCCGCCGCGGACGTCTTCGCGCTCGGCTCGGTCCTCGTCCACGCGGCCACCGGGCACGGTCCGTTCGACTCCGACAGCCCGTACATCGTGGCGTACCAGGTCGTCCACGACGAGCCCGATCTGACGGGTGTCCCGGCGGAGCTGGCGCCGCTCGTCGCGCGCTGCCTCGCCAAGGAGCCCGCCGAGCGCCCGACCCCGGCCCAGATCATGTCGGCGCTGCTGCCCCCCTCGTACGCGGCGGAGGCCTTCATACCGGCGCAGCGGCGCCGGCCCTCGCTGCCGTACGGCGGGGAACAGGCCTATGGGGAGCCCGGCCCCACGCCCGCGTGGGACGCGGACACCCCCGTACGGGTCACCGCGCCGGCCCCGCCCCGCCGCGGCCCGCGCCTCGGCCGGGTGCGCCTCAGGCCGCGCCTCACGCTCGCCGTCGTCGCCGCGCTCGCGCTCACCGGGGCCGGTGTGTACGCGGCGACGAGTCCGCCGGGCCGCGGCGGAACCGAGCCTCCCGCCCGCCCCGACGAGGTGGCCACCGCCTTCACCGGCTGGCACACCACCCTCCAGATGCACGGCCCCACCGCCGCGCCCGCGTGCGCCCACGGCGGCGGCGCGCTGTACTGCGCGGCCCGCGGCGTCGGCCTCGCCCGGCTCGACCCCGTCACCGGGAAGGCCGTCTGGTCGCGCACCGGGCCCGTCGAGGCGGAGTCCCCGGTCGCGCCCTTCCTCCTCGCGGACGACCTGGTCGGCGCGGCCGCCCCGGCGGACCCGCTGGGGGCGTACGCCGCCGCCGACGGCGCCCCCGGCTGGACCGCGGGACCTGCGAAGCCCCCCGAGCTGTACGTACCGGCCGGCTCCGCCGTCGTCCTGACCGACGGAAGGGGCGGGGTACGGGCCGTCGGCGTCCGCGACGGCAGGGAACTCTGGCGGCACGGCCTGACCGGCTTCACGGTCCCGCGCCCGGGGCCGTACGACGCCCCGTCGGGTCTCCTCACCGTCTCCGAGACCTCGGCCGACGGGACGCACACACGCGTGGCCGAGATCCAGCCACGGACCGGCGAGCAGACCTGGCAGCGGAACCTGCCCGGCGACCTCGACCCGCTGGGCCGCACCGGAGACGGCGCGCTGCTCCTCGCCTCCCGCTACCAGGCCTCGCTCTTCGACCACCTGGTCGTGCTCGACCCCGGCAGCGGCTCCGTGCGCGAGCTGCCCCTGCCCCACCGGATCGACATCCGGGGCGTCGCCGTGCGCGGCACGGTCGTCCACATCCTCGACGCCGACGGGCACCTCACCGCCTTCGACACCGCGGCGCCGAAGGGGCGGGTGCTGTGGGAGCTGGAGACGGGCGCGGGGAACGTGTCCACGCCGGTCATGGGCCCCGGCGACCGGCTCTACTTCTCCGTCCAGGACGGGCGGCTGCTCGCCGTCGACACCGTACGCGGGGCGCTGATCGGCCAGACCCGGCCGCGGCTGCTGAACGGCCGGCTCGAGTACGCGCCCCTGGTGCCGCCGCCGGTGGTCGCCGGAGACCGGGTCTTCGGCACGGCCCCGGACGGATCGGTGTTCGCGGTGGACGCGCGCGACCCCGCCTCGTGGTGA